Genomic window (Daucus carota subsp. sativus chromosome 5, DH1 v3.0, whole genome shotgun sequence):
AAATTATAATGTTCTCTGTCGTTGTGTAACTGATACTGTCGCTGGCTACTGGCATGTGAATATGTTTCAGTACCATCTTCACTGGTCTGTTCCCATCCAGTGTAGTTACCATTTCTTAATTGTACCCAGTTAACGTCACCATCTTCTATAACTGAATCTTGCCAATCTTCTAGTTCAGGAGGTATGTTTTGCCAGTTCATATCTTCGATTATGGCCTCTTCTAACTGAACTACGTCACCAGATACACAAGGTGCATCTGTTTCATTGTTCTGAGGATCAGAACCTTGAGTAACTGATAGGCGGATTTCTTGACTCCCTAGAGTATCAGACGACCTGCCATCAGCACTATTTCTCAGTGAATTTTCTGAGGCAAACGTTCTCCAAAATTTGCATTCAGCAGTAGATGATAGTTGCTGTCTGTCCACTTCTTCCAAAACCACATGACCTTCACCAGCTAAAGCTTCAGATTCTTGCTGATGTAAATCTTCACTAACACCGCATTCAGAGTCATCTGTATAGCAGATATCAGTATCTGTTTCCTCACTAGTAGGCCGACTACACAATTCATCTGGGACAAAATGCTGCAAACAACTTGGTTCAGCGTGTTCATGTCTATAACAATTTATGTCATTATAATATGATGTGTCTGACAGAACACTGCGTCCTGCACCAGAAGCAAAGCTTTTCAACTTTGAGGAGAGAAATCCTTCCCTGCATATTTTACTAATTCGTCAAAATTTTAGATGGGATGATGCGAAGCTGCCTCAtgtgaatattttaatattttaacgaGTTCAGATAAAGTGCGCGTGCCTGGTTAGGGAAAAAACTGAACGGTAATATGAGGACCCCAATCTggactataattttaataattcagaTTACTGATTACAGAATAATAAAAAGCGAATACCTTAAATCAGATACAGTCTGCTTTTGTCTTAGTATGCCCAATTCACTTGCTGCTAGAGAAGAAGGCTTCTCATCctgtttgtatgtttttttccTCAAGAATCTACCTTTGAGTAATGACTACAAAGATATTACACCGGTTAGTTACATTACATGAAATAAACCATAAGTCCATAACAGTACTACAATATGTACTATAATCTGAAGGTTGATTTTTATATGGAAATGGACTCTGTAGTGACTtctaatatatatgaatatgataGATAAACCAGTTTAGTCCTAATTTAGAAGCGCTACTGAAGGATATTCTGTATAAAgcaaaaagagaagatttttgcCGTAGCAAATAAACCCTAGTTTTAAGAACTACCTGAGTAACCGTCTATTATTATGACTTATAGTACGAGCTACTTGACTTTCTAAATGAACTGTCAAGAAATATCAATGATGAACTTGTTGaagatataattaatttagttttagtttATGAGTATATCTATAATAAGAATACATATTTCTACAACTTACATAAATGTAGCTACATATGAACTCCACATAACTTACCTGAATACGATTTCGATAGGGAAAATCTGATACATGCCGATGCTTTAACAAATCCTGAAGTTCTTTTTCTCTTTCATTCTCAGCCCTCATTACTAGATCAAGAAGAGTCTGTTTACCACACAGCCTACGGATTTTCCTTCTGCGCAATCCTTCACGGACACGATCAATTTGAGCACCAGTTTCAGTGTCTTGTCCTTCTCTGCCACCGTGAAATCTGTCTCTCTGCTGTGTTGTGTTTTCTACCCATTCCCGGACAATTCTCACCCTTTCACACTGCTGCTCATGAAGCCACTTGGCCTTTGAATAGTTGTTTGGATGTGAATCTCTGGGTGTGTTGTTTCTAAGGCCATTGTTCTGCCATTCGCGGAAAACCTCCCTCACCCTCTCTCTTTCtacttttccaaaatcaacaGATTCGGAACTTGAACTTGTACTATCATCATTTTCATTTTGTAGCCTTCTGGGAGATATAATATGCTCGTTCTCTTTTTCATTTGAATCTATCAAGCTATTTACACCATGATGATTACCTCCGGTAGACAAAAAAGTTCTAGTAAATTCAGTATTGAGTTCAATGACACTCCCTTGCATTGATCTTACTCCAACCTGTGCCCGGGAATTACCTGTGATGTGCTCTGCCTCAAGCTCTCGCCACATTTGCCTAAGAGAGGCCTGATTGCATGGTTTTTCATGGTTGGCACACCATTTTGACAAAGGAGAAGAACTAATGGCAGAGAAGTTGTTTAAACCAGCAACAgccatttttctgaaaatatatcTAAGAATCAACAACAGTAATCATATTTCTAAACTGATTAGCCACCTCACCGCATCCTATGTAACAGAACGGTCTAAATTGCAAGAAAGAGTAATTCAATTCCTTCCACAATTGAGGCATATATATCAACAGATGCTTAacatttttccaaaaaaaatattaaggtttcataaaaaataaagaagGCTACTAGTAAAATTGCAGATACACTGATCCTATACTCCTAATATCAACATTGTTACAGTGCTGCCTTTGCCTCAGTAGCTGTGTGAGAGACTTgattaacaaatatatgtagGTATTTTCAGTCATTTCTGTGGTCTGCATAAAAATAGCAACAAACGGCAATAACGCTGATGTGGCCAGCCAACACTGTCGCATCCTATTTTAGATCAACCATCAAGTAACACATTTGTGCTTGATAGCAACCATCTCATCTGTACTTGTTCACTTGTTCATGTTCGAAAACTGTCATTTTATGAACGACTCCAAAaatgtttttagaaaaaattgtaCCGATACCAATTCATCTTGCAACTAATGGTTGCGAAAGATTCATATATACTAGCCCTATGTCGAACTAAATTCCTCCTTTCAACTGGTATGTCTAGATGAACAAGTTACAAGTCAATCAAGTCAAGTAAAAC
Coding sequences:
- the LOC108219879 gene encoding uncharacterized protein LOC108219879 isoform X2; this translates as MAVAGLNNFSAISSSPLSKWCANHEKPCNQASLRQMWRELEAEHITGNSRAQVGVRSMQGSVIELNTEFTRTFLSTGGNHHGVNSLIDSNEKENEHIISPRRLQNENDDSTSSSSESVDFGKVERERVREVFREWQNNGLRNNTPRDSHPNNYSKAKWLHEQQCERVRIVREWVENTTQQRDRFHGGREGQDTETGAQIDRVREGLRRRKIRRLCGKQTLLDLVMRAENEREKELQDLLKHRHVSDFPYRNRIQSLLKGRFLRKKTYKQDEKPSSLAASELGILRQKQTVSDLREGFLSSKLKSFASGAGRSVLSDTSYYNDINCYRHEHAEPSCLQHFVPDELCSRPTSEETDTDICYTDDSECGVSEDLHQQESEALAGEGHVVLEEVDRQQLSSTAECKFWRTFASENSLRNSADGRSSDTLGSQEIRLSVTQGSDPQNNETDAPCVSGDVVQLEEAIIEDMNWQNIPPELEDWQDSVIEDGDVNWVQLRNGNYTGWEQTSEDGTETYSHASSQRQYQLHNDREHYNLQVPHEEWHDNALHESRNDWSNEHFSEEVAIVHTSHFSDDDNGQDLELRQLLSRRRVSNLLRSDFRACLDQVIQSYVERRDHAPVDWEVEGVSSSSAAVVEEEQEQPIGHLHMGHPEALLGTTLPTLIPPSQQISYSHIVQDHNAYQQQVNSLQQSRNDWEIINDLKVDMGRLHQRMNNIQMMLEACISMQLELQCSVKQELSAALNWQSRSADCENLVLDETNLEHVRIGVCCLCCDAKIDSLLYRCGHMCACSKCAQKLVEAKNKCPMCRAPVIEVISAYSIQ
- the LOC108219879 gene encoding uncharacterized protein LOC108219879 isoform X1; this translates as MAVAGLNNFSAISSSPLSKWCANHEKPCNQASLRQMWRELEAEHITGNSRAQVGVRSMQGSVIELNTEFTRTFLSTGGNHHGVNSLIDSNEKENEHIISPRRLQNENDDSTSSSSESVDFGKVERERVREVFREWQNNGLRNNTPRDSHPNNYSKAKWLHEQQCERVRIVREWVENTTQQRDRFHGGREGQDTETGAQIDRVREGLRRRKIRRLCGKQTLLDLVMRAENEREKELQDLLKHRHVSDFPYRNRIQSLLKGRFLRKKTYKQDEKPSSLAASELGILRQKQTVSDLREGFLSSKLKSFASGAGRSVLSDTSYYNDINCYRHEHAEPSCLQHFVPDELCSRPTSEETDTDICYTDDSECGVSEDLHQQESEALAGEGHVVLEEVDRQQLSSTAECKFWRTFASENSLRNSADGRSSDTLGSQEIRLSVTQGSDPQNNETDAPCVSGDVVQLEEAIIEDMNWQNIPPELEDWQDSVIEDGDVNWVQLRNGNYTGWEQTSEDGTETYSHASSQRQYQLHNDREHYNLQVPHEEWHDNALHESRNDWSNEHFSEEVAIVHTSHFSDDDNGQDLELRQLLSRRRVSNLLRSDFRACLDQVIQSYVERRDHAPVDWEVEGVSSSSAAVVEEEQEQPIGHLHMGHPEALLGTTLPTLIPPSQQISYSHIVQDHNAYQQQVNSLQQSRNQDWEIINDLKVDMGRLHQRMNNIQMMLEACISMQLELQCSVKQELSAALNWQSRSADCENLVLDETNLEHVRIGVCCLCCDAKIDSLLYRCGHMCACSKCAQKLVEAKNKCPMCRAPVIEVISAYSIQ